The following proteins are encoded in a genomic region of Oryzias latipes chromosome 17, ASM223467v1:
- the LOC101162479 gene encoding TOX high mobility group box family member 4-A isoform X2, with amino-acid sequence MELNFYSDLSDGCAQNVEFLDSQPYGGFSEDNKFSEAGDRYLSMSGDAGHSFLSAETFHTPSLGDEVFEIPPISLDPDQALSISDAHFELSDGTGVSTGSKSLVSNLVAEANDPSFASTFINSGSHGLEHINLGAVHQAGGTALLSSSALELGSSSGSHFSSSSPMTIDVQLADIGPGLLGSSHLTTINPSELALGLCEDNVGRHPEVPEQPLSATPSPAGSLQDEDMNDFRRSVLVEAPMSLSSSPLLSHMSFHPVLPSSAQPAAARRSGGKPAAVAPAPETTTAKKGRKKKDPNEPQKPVSAYALFFRDTQAAIKGQNPNASFGEVSKIVASMWDSLAEDQKQVYKRKTEAAKKEYLKALAAYKANQLSQPSAEEMEPAPSPPPAVIPSSHATPPAPGNHTLRPALASNSMDVNHITSVCSSSIILDVPEVTTRSHAGAGTAVPVAPTITKIIIPKHILQGGGQVLTVLPGGVRALQPTLVVSGASRQPPPLQQMQNAPPPPRLQQMAPIPPPLQAKPREGGPTPAQPVSVSATPPPPLQIKIVPATIQDRSDVLVHGTATVSASARSEPVPNLAETAGNTDDDVTEVLHSEEEEMEVSGYGDVKSLCVRAGCNNPAVDSEDWDKEYCSNECVATHCRDVFQAWCSIKNQSVATVK; translated from the exons ATGGAACTAAATTTTTACTCTGATCTGTCGGATGGTTGTGCTCAGAATGTGGAGTTTTTGGACAGCCAGCCTTATGGTGGATTCTCAGAGGACAACAAG ttcTCTGAAGCGGGAGACCGTTATCTTTCAATGAGCGGAGATGCCGGTCACTCTTTTTTGTCAGCAGAG ACATTCCACACTCCTAGTCTCGGGGATGAGGTGTTCGAGATTCCTCCAATATCCCTGGATCCAGACCAGGCTTTGAGCATCAGTGATGCCCACTTTGAGCTGTCAGATGGGACCGGTGTCTCCACAGGTTCCAAGAGTCTGGTTAGCAACCTTGTTGCTGAGGCCAACGACCCATCCTTTGCCTCCACCTTCATCAACTCTGGATCTCACGGTCTGGAGCACATTAACCTTGGAGCCGTTCACCAGGCTGGAGGCACTGCCCTCCTAAGCTCATCTGCTCTG GAACTTGGGAGCTCCAGTGGCTCACACTTCAGCAGTTCGTCCCCGATGACCATCGATGTGCAGCTGGCTGACATCGGGCCTGGTCTTTTGGGAAGCAGCCATCTCACCACAATTAACCCGTCGGAGCTGGCTCTGGGTCTCTGCGAGGACAATGTCGGGCGTCATCCGGAGGTGCCCGAGCAGCCGTTGTCGGCCACACCGTCGCCTGCTGGTTCTTTACAAGATGAggatatgaatgactttagg AGAAGTGTTTTGGTGGAAGCCCCCATGTCTCTGTCTTCGTCGCCTCTGCTCTCCCATATGTCCTTCCACCCCGTCCTGCCGTCTTCTGCCCAACCTGCTGCAGCCCGGAGAAGTGGTGGAAAGCCTGCAGCAGTCGCCCCAGCACCCGAAACGACGACCgcaaagaaaggaagaaagaagaaagatcCAAACGAGCCGCAGAAGCCCGTGTCGGCGTACGCACTGTTCTTCAGAGACACCCAGGCTGCCATTAAAGGCCAGAATCCCAACGCCTCCTTCGGGGAGGTGTCGAAAATAGTTGCCTCCATGTGGGACAGCCTGGCTGAGGATCAGAAACAG GTGTACAAAAGGAAAACGGAGGCGGCTAAAAAGGAGTATTTGAAAGCGCTCGCAGCGTACAAAGCTAACCAACTCTCACAG CCCTCAGCTGAGGAAATGGAACCTGCTCCTTCACCTCCACCAGCAGTTATTCCATCCTCCCATGCGACCCCTCCTGCACCTGGCAACCACACTCTCCGCCCAGCTCTGGCTAGCAACAGCATGGACGTCAACCACATCACCAGCGTTTGTTCATCCAGCATCATTCTGGATGTCCCGGAGGTGACCACGCGTTCCCACGCGGGAGCCGGCACCGCCGTGCCTGTGGCCCCGACCATCACCAAAATCATAATCCCCAAGCACattctgcaggggggggggcaggtgcTGACTGTGCTGCCCGGAGGGGTCCGAGCTCTGCAGCCCACCCTGGTGGTGTCGGGCGCCTCGCGCCAGCCCCCTCCGCTGCAGCAGATGCAGAACGCGCCGCCTCCCCCCCGGCTCCAGCAGATGGCCCCCATTCCCCCGCCGCTGCAGGCCAAACCCAGGGAGGGAGGCCCCACCCCAGCACAACCTGTGTCTGTCTCAGCGACGCCCCCACCTCCACTTCAGATAAAAATAGTTCCCGCAACAATTCAGGACAGAAGCGATGTTCTGGTGCACGGCACAGCAACTGTGAGCGCTTCTGCCCGATCAGAGCCAGTGCCGAATTTAGCCGAGACGGCAGGAAATACAGACGATGATGTCACTGAGGTGCTGCATTCAGAAGAG gaAGAGATGGAGGTGAGCGGATACGGCGATGTGAAAAGCTTGTGTGTGAGGGCCGGCTGCAATAACCCTGCTGTGGACAGTGAAGACTGGGACAAAGAGTACTGCAGCAACGAGTGTGTTGCCACTCACTGCAG ggATGTGTTTCAGGCGTGGTGCTCCATCAAGAACCAGTCTGTGGCAACAGTGaagtaa
- the LOC101162479 gene encoding TOX high mobility group box family member 4-A isoform X1, which produces MELNFYSDLSDGCAQNVEFLDSQPYGGFSEDNKFSEAGDRYLSMSGDAGHSFLSAEQTFHTPSLGDEVFEIPPISLDPDQALSISDAHFELSDGTGVSTGSKSLVSNLVAEANDPSFASTFINSGSHGLEHINLGAVHQAGGTALLSSSALELGSSSGSHFSSSSPMTIDVQLADIGPGLLGSSHLTTINPSELALGLCEDNVGRHPEVPEQPLSATPSPAGSLQDEDMNDFRRSVLVEAPMSLSSSPLLSHMSFHPVLPSSAQPAAARRSGGKPAAVAPAPETTTAKKGRKKKDPNEPQKPVSAYALFFRDTQAAIKGQNPNASFGEVSKIVASMWDSLAEDQKQVYKRKTEAAKKEYLKALAAYKANQLSQPSAEEMEPAPSPPPAVIPSSHATPPAPGNHTLRPALASNSMDVNHITSVCSSSIILDVPEVTTRSHAGAGTAVPVAPTITKIIIPKHILQGGGQVLTVLPGGVRALQPTLVVSGASRQPPPLQQMQNAPPPPRLQQMAPIPPPLQAKPREGGPTPAQPVSVSATPPPPLQIKIVPATIQDRSDVLVHGTATVSASARSEPVPNLAETAGNTDDDVTEVLHSEEEEMEVSGYGDVKSLCVRAGCNNPAVDSEDWDKEYCSNECVATHCRDVFQAWCSIKNQSVATVK; this is translated from the exons ATGGAACTAAATTTTTACTCTGATCTGTCGGATGGTTGTGCTCAGAATGTGGAGTTTTTGGACAGCCAGCCTTATGGTGGATTCTCAGAGGACAACAAG ttcTCTGAAGCGGGAGACCGTTATCTTTCAATGAGCGGAGATGCCGGTCACTCTTTTTTGTCAGCAGAG CAGACATTCCACACTCCTAGTCTCGGGGATGAGGTGTTCGAGATTCCTCCAATATCCCTGGATCCAGACCAGGCTTTGAGCATCAGTGATGCCCACTTTGAGCTGTCAGATGGGACCGGTGTCTCCACAGGTTCCAAGAGTCTGGTTAGCAACCTTGTTGCTGAGGCCAACGACCCATCCTTTGCCTCCACCTTCATCAACTCTGGATCTCACGGTCTGGAGCACATTAACCTTGGAGCCGTTCACCAGGCTGGAGGCACTGCCCTCCTAAGCTCATCTGCTCTG GAACTTGGGAGCTCCAGTGGCTCACACTTCAGCAGTTCGTCCCCGATGACCATCGATGTGCAGCTGGCTGACATCGGGCCTGGTCTTTTGGGAAGCAGCCATCTCACCACAATTAACCCGTCGGAGCTGGCTCTGGGTCTCTGCGAGGACAATGTCGGGCGTCATCCGGAGGTGCCCGAGCAGCCGTTGTCGGCCACACCGTCGCCTGCTGGTTCTTTACAAGATGAggatatgaatgactttagg AGAAGTGTTTTGGTGGAAGCCCCCATGTCTCTGTCTTCGTCGCCTCTGCTCTCCCATATGTCCTTCCACCCCGTCCTGCCGTCTTCTGCCCAACCTGCTGCAGCCCGGAGAAGTGGTGGAAAGCCTGCAGCAGTCGCCCCAGCACCCGAAACGACGACCgcaaagaaaggaagaaagaagaaagatcCAAACGAGCCGCAGAAGCCCGTGTCGGCGTACGCACTGTTCTTCAGAGACACCCAGGCTGCCATTAAAGGCCAGAATCCCAACGCCTCCTTCGGGGAGGTGTCGAAAATAGTTGCCTCCATGTGGGACAGCCTGGCTGAGGATCAGAAACAG GTGTACAAAAGGAAAACGGAGGCGGCTAAAAAGGAGTATTTGAAAGCGCTCGCAGCGTACAAAGCTAACCAACTCTCACAG CCCTCAGCTGAGGAAATGGAACCTGCTCCTTCACCTCCACCAGCAGTTATTCCATCCTCCCATGCGACCCCTCCTGCACCTGGCAACCACACTCTCCGCCCAGCTCTGGCTAGCAACAGCATGGACGTCAACCACATCACCAGCGTTTGTTCATCCAGCATCATTCTGGATGTCCCGGAGGTGACCACGCGTTCCCACGCGGGAGCCGGCACCGCCGTGCCTGTGGCCCCGACCATCACCAAAATCATAATCCCCAAGCACattctgcaggggggggggcaggtgcTGACTGTGCTGCCCGGAGGGGTCCGAGCTCTGCAGCCCACCCTGGTGGTGTCGGGCGCCTCGCGCCAGCCCCCTCCGCTGCAGCAGATGCAGAACGCGCCGCCTCCCCCCCGGCTCCAGCAGATGGCCCCCATTCCCCCGCCGCTGCAGGCCAAACCCAGGGAGGGAGGCCCCACCCCAGCACAACCTGTGTCTGTCTCAGCGACGCCCCCACCTCCACTTCAGATAAAAATAGTTCCCGCAACAATTCAGGACAGAAGCGATGTTCTGGTGCACGGCACAGCAACTGTGAGCGCTTCTGCCCGATCAGAGCCAGTGCCGAATTTAGCCGAGACGGCAGGAAATACAGACGATGATGTCACTGAGGTGCTGCATTCAGAAGAG gaAGAGATGGAGGTGAGCGGATACGGCGATGTGAAAAGCTTGTGTGTGAGGGCCGGCTGCAATAACCCTGCTGTGGACAGTGAAGACTGGGACAAAGAGTACTGCAGCAACGAGTGTGTTGCCACTCACTGCAG ggATGTGTTTCAGGCGTGGTGCTCCATCAAGAACCAGTCTGTGGCAACAGTGaagtaa